In the genome of Limnobaculum zhutongyuii, one region contains:
- a CDS encoding NAD(+)/NADH kinase — MMITDRKLILVTRPTRLQELIQRYGTKGQAEFYLKHLGESFDYYQEEHRLFMQAYDSVVEKLKGTGRLQVLDRRFLPTYQFSDDDIVVVLGQDGLVANTLKYLSGQPVIAINPMPTTYDGILLPFKVGDLTGVLKSLLLNRSTIKSIKMAQATTNRGQSLLAVNDLFIGPASHSSARYEIVSGNQRERQSSSGVIISTGLGSTGWFKSILAGAAGIAGVAVSSKLSQGFAWDSDFLYFSVREPFPSKTTGTNLVFGKVDSAHPLTLQSNMADNGVIFSDGIENDRIDFTAGTLVNIGISKSVGQLVV, encoded by the coding sequence ATGATGATTACTGACCGCAAACTCATATTAGTAACCCGGCCTACTCGCTTACAGGAACTTATCCAGCGTTATGGTACCAAAGGGCAGGCCGAGTTTTACCTTAAACATTTGGGAGAGTCATTTGACTACTATCAAGAGGAGCATCGCCTGTTTATGCAGGCGTATGACTCAGTAGTAGAAAAGCTCAAAGGAACTGGCCGGTTGCAAGTGTTGGACCGGCGTTTTTTGCCCACTTATCAGTTTTCTGATGACGATATTGTAGTGGTGTTGGGGCAGGATGGGCTGGTTGCTAATACGCTGAAGTATTTGTCTGGCCAGCCAGTGATTGCGATTAATCCTATGCCAACGACTTATGATGGCATATTGCTGCCTTTTAAGGTCGGTGATTTAACCGGAGTGTTGAAATCCCTTTTATTAAACCGTTCGACAATTAAATCAATCAAAATGGCGCAAGCCACTACGAATCGTGGCCAATCACTATTGGCGGTTAACGACCTGTTTATTGGCCCCGCCAGCCATAGTTCAGCTCGCTATGAAATTGTATCTGGTAACCAGCGCGAGCGGCAAAGCAGCAGTGGAGTGATTATCAGTACTGGCCTGGGTTCTACCGGATGGTTTAAAAGTATTTTGGCTGGTGCGGCCGGTATTGCCGGAGTGGCGGTTTCATCCAAATTGAGTCAGGGATTTGCCTGGGATAGCGACTTTCTCTATTTCTCTGTCAGAGAACCTTTTCCCAGTAAAACGACCGGAACAAATTTAGTTTTTGGTAAAGTGGATAGTGCTCATCCATTAACTCTTCAGTCAAATATGGCAGATAATGGCGTTATTTTTTCAGATGGAATTGAGAATGACCGTATTGATTTTACTGCGGGCACATTGGTTAATATTGGTATTAGCAAAAGCGTTGGTCAACTGGTAGTGTAA
- a CDS encoding hydrogenase large subunit, with amino-acid sequence MNISNETKVGHDYVEGLRQKFPSAIIDESWQTENQVTVTIKINMLPEVVEWLYYVQGGWISVLFGNDERPLNGHYAVYYVLSMEATVKSFVTVKILVDERTLEFPSVTPRVPACVWGEREVRDMYGLRPVGLPDERRLVLPDDWPDDIYPLRKDAMDYRERPDPTTKTETYQFVNEAGESRVVPIGPLHITSDEPGHFRLFVDGEDIVDADYRLFYVHRGMEKLAETRMGYDEVTFLADRVCGICGFTHSVAYANSVENALGIRVPERAQMIRTILLEVERLHSHLLNIGLSCHFVGFDTGFMQFFRVREKAMKMAEMLTGARKTYGLNLIGGVRRDILKEQRIQTIKMLQEMRAEVTRLVEILLETPNMHQRTSGVGILDRKVARDYSPVGPVVRASGYHRDVRKVHPFTAYASIPFDMHVMEGCDVNSRVMIRIQEFFESIGIIEYALDNLPAGPLLVEGFSYQPHNFALGITEAPRGEDIHWSMLGDNQKLYRWRCRAATYANWPPLRYMLRGNTVSDAPLIIGSLDPCYSCTDRVTVVDVRKRKAQTVAYKEIERYGIERKNSPLK; translated from the coding sequence GTGAATATATCCAATGAAACCAAAGTCGGTCATGACTATGTCGAAGGTTTAAGACAGAAGTTTCCTTCAGCAATCATCGATGAAAGCTGGCAAACGGAAAATCAGGTTACTGTAACGATAAAAATCAATATGCTGCCGGAAGTCGTAGAATGGCTGTATTACGTGCAAGGCGGTTGGATATCGGTACTGTTTGGTAACGATGAACGCCCGCTTAACGGACACTATGCGGTGTACTACGTGCTTTCGATGGAAGCCACAGTAAAAAGTTTTGTCACAGTTAAAATACTGGTGGACGAGCGCACATTAGAGTTCCCTTCAGTTACTCCCCGGGTTCCTGCCTGTGTCTGGGGGGAGCGGGAAGTTCGCGATATGTACGGCCTTCGCCCTGTAGGGTTACCTGACGAACGTCGCTTAGTTCTGCCCGATGACTGGCCGGACGATATCTATCCGCTACGCAAAGATGCTATGGACTACCGGGAACGTCCGGATCCAACCACCAAAACTGAAACCTACCAGTTTGTTAATGAAGCCGGAGAAAGTCGGGTAGTGCCAATTGGCCCGTTACATATTACTTCCGATGAGCCGGGCCACTTCCGTCTGTTTGTTGATGGTGAAGATATTGTGGATGCAGATTATCGCCTGTTCTACGTTCACCGCGGCATGGAAAAACTGGCAGAAACCCGAATGGGCTACGATGAAGTCACCTTTCTCGCCGACCGGGTATGCGGTATCTGCGGCTTTACCCATAGCGTCGCCTATGCCAACTCGGTAGAAAATGCGCTGGGAATTCGGGTACCTGAACGGGCCCAAATGATTCGTACCATCTTACTGGAGGTAGAACGGCTACACAGCCATCTGCTGAATATTGGCCTCTCCTGCCACTTTGTTGGTTTCGACACCGGCTTTATGCAGTTTTTCCGCGTGCGTGAAAAAGCCATGAAGATGGCAGAAATGCTGACCGGTGCCCGTAAAACTTACGGCCTTAATCTGATTGGCGGTGTCCGACGGGATATTCTGAAAGAGCAGCGTATCCAGACGATTAAAATGCTACAGGAGATGCGCGCCGAAGTGACTCGTCTGGTAGAAATTTTGTTGGAAACGCCAAATATGCATCAGCGCACCAGCGGCGTTGGCATACTGGATCGTAAGGTTGCCCGCGATTACAGCCCGGTTGGCCCGGTGGTTCGTGCCAGCGGCTATCATCGGGACGTGCGTAAAGTTCACCCTTTTACTGCTTACGCCTCCATTCCTTTTGATATGCACGTAATGGAAGGATGTGATGTTAATTCACGGGTCATGATCCGCATCCAGGAGTTTTTTGAATCCATTGGCATCATTGAATACGCACTGGATAACCTGCCGGCAGGTCCGCTGTTAGTAGAGGGCTTTAGCTATCAGCCACATAACTTTGCCCTGGGTATTACCGAAGCACCACGCGGTGAAGATATTCACTGGAGCATGCTGGGTGATAATCAAAAGCTTTACCGCTGGCGCTGCCGTGCCGCAACCTATGCTAACTGGCCACCGCTGCGTTATATGCTGCGGGGGAATACCGTATCTGACGCGCCGCTGATTATTGGCAGCCTTGACCCTTGCTACTCCTGTACCGACCGGGTCACCGTGGTTGATGTGCGCAAGCGCAAAGCTCAAACCGTTGCCTATAAAGAAATTGAACGGTATGGCATTGAGCGCAAAAACTCGCCGCTGAAATAA
- the hycI gene encoding hydrogenase maturation peptidase HycI, producing the protein MSQQTSGNNVVLTVGNNMMGDDGAGPLLYDMMNEVPISGWLAIDGGSAPENSAHQIRDLKPDTLIIVDAADMELDAGEIRIIDADMIAEMFIMSTHNLPLSFLIDQLKEDIPNVIFIGIQPSIVSFAFPMTDEVKVAVKEIYRSLIARQYEQQFISL; encoded by the coding sequence ATGTCACAGCAAACCTCCGGTAATAATGTGGTGCTTACCGTCGGCAATAACATGATGGGGGATGACGGTGCAGGACCACTGCTTTATGACATGATGAACGAAGTGCCTATTTCCGGCTGGCTGGCGATTGATGGTGGATCTGCACCAGAGAACTCTGCCCATCAGATTCGGGACCTCAAGCCTGACACCTTGATAATTGTCGATGCAGCAGACATGGAGTTGGATGCCGGAGAGATCCGCATTATTGATGCGGACATGATCGCGGAAATGTTCATTATGAGTACTCATAACTTACCGTTGAGCTTTCTGATTGACCAACTGAAAGAAGATATTCCAAACGTCATTTTTATTGGTATTCAACCCTCTATCGTTTCATTCGCCTTCCCAATGACGGATGAAGTTAAGGTGGCAGTAAAAGAGATATATCGCAGTTTGATCGCCAGGCAATACGAGCAACAGTTCATATCGCTCTAA
- the hyfE gene encoding hydrogenase 4 membrane subunit — MTGTLIVNNLAGLLIISSLLVIGARQPKNSALFYALQSLILVLIFIALAYTMNAEELFLWSGTAFVTKVLLVPYIMYKALGKLQDANADTPVIGMGLLILIAAIIIVLSYLVVDLVKLPMVENLKPALSVSLSHFFLGLLCIVSQRNILKQIFGYCLMENGAHLTLALMAYKAPELVEIGVATDAIFAVIIMSVMARKIYRTLKTLDVRQLTALKG, encoded by the coding sequence ATGACCGGAACGCTTATTGTAAACAATCTGGCGGGGCTGCTAATCATCAGCTCACTGCTTGTCATCGGCGCCAGGCAGCCGAAAAACTCTGCTCTGTTCTATGCTCTGCAGTCGCTGATACTGGTACTTATTTTTATCGCCCTGGCTTATACCATGAACGCCGAAGAGCTGTTCCTCTGGTCGGGAACTGCCTTTGTCACCAAAGTTCTGCTGGTGCCCTACATCATGTATAAGGCGCTGGGGAAACTTCAGGACGCTAACGCCGATACCCCGGTGATTGGCATGGGGCTACTGATACTGATTGCCGCCATCATCATTGTTCTGAGCTATCTGGTGGTGGATTTAGTGAAGCTACCAATGGTTGAGAACCTAAAACCAGCGCTGAGCGTCTCTCTCAGCCACTTCTTTCTGGGTTTGCTGTGCATTGTTAGCCAGCGCAATATTCTCAAACAGATTTTTGGCTACTGCCTGATGGAGAACGGCGCTCATCTGACGCTGGCTCTGATGGCGTATAAGGCGCCGGAACTGGTGGAAATTGGTGTAGCTACCGATGCTATTTTTGCCGTAATCATTATGTCCGTGATGGCGCGTAAGATATACCGCACGCTGAAAACCCTGGACGTACGTCAACTCACTGCGTTGAAGGGGTAA
- a CDS encoding formate hydrogenlyase maturation HycH family protein yields the protein MNEDKVVFYSLNQKFLDSDEDMPEQAQQVMYYSLAIGHHVGVIDCLKTLMECPTEEYRHWIAQLPEGGEARRKMEGLIKFGEITIDCTHTQLLAKAWSVVTKQLTEEQLLWTNTLMKALHDIEREPAIYLMVRRRN from the coding sequence ATGAATGAAGATAAAGTGGTGTTTTACTCTCTCAATCAAAAATTCCTTGATAGCGATGAGGATATGCCCGAACAGGCTCAGCAGGTTATGTATTATTCGCTGGCCATTGGTCATCACGTTGGTGTGATTGATTGTCTGAAAACCCTGATGGAGTGCCCAACAGAGGAATACCGCCACTGGATTGCTCAATTACCCGAGGGCGGTGAGGCTCGGCGTAAAATGGAAGGGTTAATCAAATTCGGTGAAATCACCATTGATTGTACTCATACCCAACTTCTGGCAAAAGCTTGGTCGGTAGTGACTAAGCAACTGACAGAAGAGCAACTCCTGTGGACAAATACGCTGATGAAGGCGTTGCACGACATCGAACGTGAACCCGCTATCTATCTTATGGTCAGGAGACGAAATTAA
- a CDS encoding NADH-quinone oxidoreductase subunit B family protein, translating to MNINVPDAVNGISTPITVDEQVAKLKKALLKDIQRSAYVYRVDCGGCNGCEIEIFGTITPVFDTERFGIKVVSSPRHADILLFTGAVTRAMRTPAIRAYESAPDPKICISYGACGCGGGIFHDLYCVWGGSDQIVPIDVYIPGCPPTPAATIYGFAMALGLLDQKLKLPDHTETVGEQSLLRFPSLPPELRVELEREARRMAGYRQGGDIAQTFMQLLTQDSPQHVDERIHHYLKQHDDPRLTEIVTNLQNICTPLINGK from the coding sequence ATGAATATCAATGTTCCGGACGCGGTTAACGGTATTTCAACGCCAATCACCGTTGATGAGCAAGTAGCAAAACTGAAGAAAGCGTTACTGAAAGATATTCAACGTTCTGCCTATGTTTATCGCGTGGACTGCGGTGGCTGTAACGGCTGCGAAATTGAGATCTTTGGCACTATCACCCCGGTGTTCGACACCGAGCGGTTTGGCATTAAAGTGGTCTCGTCACCACGCCATGCTGACATTCTGCTGTTTACCGGTGCCGTTACCAGAGCCATGAGAACGCCCGCTATTCGTGCCTATGAGTCAGCCCCCGATCCGAAAATTTGTATCTCTTACGGAGCCTGCGGGTGCGGTGGCGGAATCTTCCACGACCTCTATTGTGTATGGGGAGGCAGCGACCAGATTGTACCCATTGATGTCTATATTCCCGGCTGCCCTCCAACTCCTGCCGCCACTATCTATGGTTTTGCCATGGCGCTGGGGCTGTTGGATCAAAAACTCAAACTGCCTGACCACACTGAAACAGTAGGTGAGCAATCACTACTGCGCTTCCCTTCTCTACCGCCGGAGTTAAGAGTCGAACTGGAACGAGAAGCACGTCGTATGGCCGGTTATCGTCAGGGTGGTGACATTGCCCAAACCTTTATGCAGTTACTCACTCAGGATAGCCCTCAGCACGTTGATGAGCGCATCCACCATTATCTCAAACAACATGATGACCCTCGTTTAACTGAGATTGTCACTAATTTGCAAAACATCTGTACGCCGTTAATCAATGGGAAATAG
- the hyfH gene encoding hydrogenase 4 subunit H — protein MFKLLKTILNVGDTTVKYPFKPYEVCPDFRGKPEYHAEQCIACAACTMACPANALTMSTDTATGERKWLLFLGRCIFCGRCEEVCPTKAIRLSEDFELAVFNKQDLFQEAVFQLTDCQVCHRPFAPRKSIDYAIALLIQSGLSAEEAQTMRPLFETCPDCKRKHNSISAPGVTLGQHLNQEAAK, from the coding sequence ATGTTTAAGTTATTAAAAACCATACTTAACGTCGGCGATACCACGGTTAAATATCCGTTCAAGCCCTACGAAGTTTGCCCTGATTTTCGCGGCAAACCGGAATATCACGCAGAGCAATGTATCGCTTGTGCTGCCTGTACCATGGCCTGTCCGGCAAATGCTTTAACCATGAGCACAGATACCGCTACCGGTGAACGTAAGTGGTTACTATTCCTTGGCCGCTGCATCTTTTGCGGACGCTGTGAAGAAGTCTGCCCTACCAAGGCGATTCGCCTGTCGGAAGATTTTGAACTGGCTGTTTTCAATAAACAGGATCTATTTCAGGAAGCGGTATTCCAGTTGACAGATTGTCAGGTATGCCATCGACCATTTGCTCCGCGTAAATCTATCGATTACGCCATCGCGCTGTTAATTCAGTCGGGGCTTTCTGCTGAAGAAGCACAGACCATGCGCCCGCTGTTTGAAACCTGTCCGGACTGTAAACGAAAACATAATTCCATCAGCGCGCCGGGCGTTACTCTGGGGCAACATCTCAATCAGGAGGCGGCGAAATGA
- a CDS encoding 4Fe-4S dicluster domain-containing protein yields MNRFVIADPKNCIGCRTCEVACAVVHSTDNDVANMSVKSFAPRIKVVRGQTVSTAILCRHCEDAPCAEVCPNGAIVRRNDSIQVMQEKCIGCKTCAIACPYGAMSIVTKSVTVPGVVTSQRQKTEALKCDLCEGIAESPTCVRVCPTNALRLVTPESLDAMMRQKQERAALDEAIEIHF; encoded by the coding sequence ATGAACCGGTTCGTTATCGCCGATCCAAAAAACTGTATTGGATGTCGCACCTGTGAAGTTGCCTGCGCGGTGGTCCATAGCACTGATAACGATGTGGCTAATATGTCGGTTAAAAGCTTTGCTCCTCGTATCAAGGTTGTCAGAGGACAAACCGTAAGTACCGCCATTCTATGTCGCCATTGTGAAGATGCCCCCTGTGCAGAAGTATGCCCTAACGGTGCTATTGTCAGACGTAACGACAGTATTCAGGTTATGCAGGAAAAATGTATTGGTTGTAAAACCTGTGCTATCGCCTGCCCTTACGGTGCCATGAGCATCGTGACGAAAAGCGTTACTGTGCCGGGCGTCGTCACCAGTCAACGGCAAAAAACTGAAGCGCTGAAGTGCGACCTCTGTGAAGGAATTGCTGAAAGCCCTACCTGCGTCAGAGTTTGCCCAACCAATGCATTACGTCTGGTCACACCGGAATCTCTTGATGCCATGATGCGGCAGAAACAGGAACGGGCTGCGCTGGATGAAGCCATAGAAATTCATTTTTAG
- a CDS encoding hydrogenase 4 subunit F, with product MTNTEWIYALLLVPLIISLLCFASRGLGGASRQATSLLHLAGIILTCLLSLMVVSDVITNDTLLAMHQWIYIDSLGALFIAIIGIIGLLTGLYSMGYMGHEVDHGEVTVPTLCNYYGFFHLFLFTMLVAVTANNIIMMWVAIEATTLSSAFLVGLYGQRSSLEAAWKYIIICTVGVAFGLYGTVLVYANAASVLTDPGSAIFWTVLHDNAELLDPTLMHLAFAFVLIGFGTKSGLFPMHAWLPDAHSEAPSPTSAMLSAVLLNCAMLIVIRYYIIVSKAIGPAFPQTLMLVFGLLSVAVAALFIIVQRDMKRLLAYSSVENMGLIALAMGIGGPLGILAALLHTINHSLAKTLLFCCSGNVLLKYGTRDMDAIKGIMKVAPVTAILFAGGALALGGMPPFNVFISEFMLVTAGIQSEKIAVIIITLLLLTIVLAGLVRMVAGTVLGPSPEAVAKGELGSLTTLPIAVLMVLMLVMGLHIPQPVLQLLHNATSIVLDNGGAPLSDYLTLPWQSVQSAVTHGQ from the coding sequence ATGACAAATACTGAATGGATTTATGCACTATTACTGGTGCCGCTGATTATCTCGCTGCTCTGCTTTGCATCTCGTGGATTAGGTGGGGCATCCCGTCAGGCAACCTCCCTGCTCCATCTGGCGGGAATTATCCTGACCTGTCTGTTATCCCTGATGGTTGTCAGCGATGTGATAACCAATGACACACTGCTAGCCATGCATCAGTGGATCTATATCGACAGTTTAGGTGCCCTGTTTATCGCCATCATCGGTATTATCGGCCTGCTTACCGGATTGTACTCCATGGGTTATATGGGGCACGAAGTAGATCATGGTGAAGTCACGGTACCAACACTGTGTAACTATTATGGTTTCTTCCATCTGTTTCTATTCACCATGCTGGTGGCGGTAACCGCTAATAACATCATTATGATGTGGGTGGCCATTGAAGCAACCACCCTGAGCTCCGCATTCTTAGTCGGGTTATACGGCCAACGATCTTCATTAGAAGCAGCCTGGAAATACATCATCATTTGTACTGTCGGCGTAGCTTTTGGCCTGTATGGAACGGTGCTGGTTTATGCTAATGCGGCCAGCGTATTAACCGATCCGGGTAGCGCCATCTTCTGGACGGTACTGCACGATAATGCAGAGTTACTGGATCCAACCCTGATGCATCTGGCATTTGCCTTCGTGCTGATTGGTTTTGGTACTAAATCTGGTTTATTCCCTATGCACGCCTGGTTACCGGATGCCCACAGTGAAGCGCCCAGCCCAACCAGCGCCATGCTGTCTGCCGTACTGCTTAACTGTGCCATGCTGATTGTTATCCGCTATTACATTATCGTCAGCAAAGCTATCGGCCCGGCCTTCCCACAAACTCTGATGTTGGTATTTGGCCTGCTGTCTGTCGCCGTTGCCGCCCTGTTTATTATCGTCCAGCGCGATATGAAACGTCTGCTGGCCTATTCCAGTGTGGAAAACATGGGGCTGATCGCTCTCGCCATGGGTATCGGCGGTCCGTTGGGTATCCTCGCTGCTCTGCTGCATACCATTAACCACAGTCTGGCAAAAACGCTACTGTTCTGTTGCTCCGGTAACGTCCTGCTGAAGTACGGTACCCGGGATATGGACGCTATCAAAGGCATCATGAAAGTGGCACCGGTCACTGCAATTCTGTTTGCCGGAGGTGCGTTGGCTCTCGGTGGCATGCCGCCGTTTAACGTATTTATCAGCGAATTTATGCTGGTCACGGCCGGTATTCAGAGTGAAAAAATCGCTGTGATTATCATCACTTTGCTGCTGTTAACCATTGTTCTCGCCGGACTGGTAAGAATGGTGGCAGGTACCGTTTTAGGCCCAAGCCCTGAGGCGGTAGCAAAAGGTGAGCTTGGTAGCCTGACCACCTTACCGATTGCGGTACTAATGGTGTTAATGCTGGTCATGGGTCTGCATATTCCTCAACCGGTTTTACAGTTGCTGCACAATGCCACCAGCATCGTGTTGGATAATGGTGGTGCACCGTTAAGTGATTACCTGACATTACCGTGGCAAAGCGTTCAATCTGCCGTCACGCATGGTCAATAG
- the fdhF gene encoding formate dehydrogenase subunit alpha — translation MKKVITVCPYCASGCKINLLVDGGKVVGAEGANGVTNQGELCLKGYYGWDFLNDTKILTPRLTKPMIRRQRGGELEAVSWDEAIEFASSRMKKIIEEHGPDAVMTSGSSRGPGNEVNYIMQKFARAAIGTNNVDCCARVUHGPSVAGLHRSVGNGAMSNSIVEMEDTQCLFIFGYNAADSHPIVARRILKAKAKGAKVIVCDPRYIETARIADMYLPLKNGSNVALLNAFANVLISENLYNKEFVENHTEGFEEYCKNVEKYTPEYVESITGLSAKQIRETIRMYAAAPSATILWGMGVTQWGQGVDTVRCLTSLALLTGNIGRPNVGVAPVRGQNNVQGACDMGALIDTLPGYQYVNDPVAREKFAKAWGVESIPEKKGYPLSELPHNAISGKVKAFYVMGEDPMQTEPDLSVVRQGFEALELVIVQDIFMTQTAAMADVIFPATSWGEHEGVYTSADRGFQRFYKAVEPKGDVKTDWEIICRMSTALGYPMKYNNTKEIWDELRELCPIYYGATYEKMEGLGYVQWPCPTLDHPGTQYLFAGSKFNRPNGKGELYATDWRPPMELTDEEYPLALATVREVGHYSCRSMTGNCAALQTLADEPGYVQINTQNAAELGIRDQQLVWISSRRGKVISRAAVSDRTNKGAVYMTYQWWIGACNKLTLDELDPISRTPEFKHCAVKLEAIPDQNWAESYVQKEYSALKSRLRQAAEV, via the coding sequence ATGAAAAAAGTTATTACCGTCTGCCCGTATTGTGCATCGGGCTGTAAAATCAACCTGTTGGTTGATGGCGGGAAAGTCGTTGGGGCCGAAGGTGCCAACGGTGTGACCAACCAGGGTGAGCTTTGTTTAAAAGGCTACTATGGTTGGGATTTCCTGAATGATACCAAAATTCTGACTCCCCGCCTGACCAAGCCGATGATTCGTCGTCAGCGCGGCGGTGAGCTTGAAGCCGTATCCTGGGACGAGGCAATCGAGTTTGCCAGCTCCCGCATGAAAAAGATCATTGAAGAGCACGGTCCGGATGCTGTTATGACGTCTGGTTCATCTCGTGGCCCCGGCAACGAAGTGAACTACATCATGCAGAAATTTGCCCGTGCCGCTATTGGCACCAACAACGTGGATTGTTGCGCACGCGTTTGACATGGCCCTTCGGTTGCAGGTCTGCACCGCTCAGTGGGTAATGGCGCGATGAGTAACTCCATCGTTGAAATGGAAGACACTCAATGTCTGTTTATCTTCGGTTATAACGCCGCAGACTCTCACCCTATTGTTGCCCGCCGTATTTTAAAGGCTAAGGCAAAGGGTGCCAAAGTGATTGTTTGCGATCCACGTTATATTGAAACGGCACGTATCGCTGACATGTATCTACCGTTGAAAAACGGCAGTAACGTCGCGTTGCTGAATGCCTTTGCTAATGTGTTAATCAGCGAAAATCTGTACAACAAAGAGTTTGTTGAAAATCACACCGAAGGGTTTGAGGAATACTGCAAGAACGTTGAGAAATATACTCCGGAGTACGTGGAAAGTATCACCGGATTATCGGCTAAACAGATCCGTGAAACCATCCGCATGTATGCCGCTGCACCATCGGCAACCATTCTGTGGGGCATGGGGGTAACTCAGTGGGGGCAAGGAGTTGATACCGTCCGCTGTTTAACCAGTCTGGCATTGCTCACGGGGAATATAGGTCGCCCTAATGTCGGTGTTGCACCTGTTCGTGGTCAAAATAACGTTCAGGGCGCCTGCGATATGGGAGCACTGATTGATACTCTGCCGGGTTATCAGTATGTCAACGACCCCGTTGCCCGCGAGAAATTCGCTAAAGCCTGGGGCGTTGAGTCGATTCCGGAGAAAAAAGGCTATCCTCTCAGCGAACTACCACATAACGCAATTTCCGGTAAGGTAAAAGCATTCTATGTAATGGGTGAAGACCCAATGCAAACTGAACCGGATCTGTCGGTAGTGCGTCAGGGTTTTGAAGCCCTCGAGCTGGTTATCGTTCAGGATATCTTTATGACCCAGACGGCAGCCATGGCTGACGTTATCTTCCCGGCCACCTCATGGGGTGAGCATGAAGGGGTTTATACCAGCGCAGACCGCGGATTCCAGCGTTTCTACAAAGCCGTTGAACCTAAAGGCGATGTAAAAACCGACTGGGAAATTATCTGCCGGATGTCTACCGCTCTTGGTTACCCGATGAAGTACAACAACACTAAAGAAATTTGGGACGAACTGCGTGAACTGTGCCCAATTTACTATGGTGCAACTTACGAGAAGATGGAAGGCTTAGGCTATGTACAATGGCCATGCCCAACATTGGACCATCCGGGAACCCAATATCTGTTTGCCGGCAGTAAATTTAACCGTCCAAATGGAAAAGGTGAACTGTATGCCACCGACTGGCGGCCACCGATGGAGCTCACCGATGAAGAGTATCCATTGGCATTGGCAACGGTGCGGGAAGTGGGTCACTACTCTTGTCGTTCAATGACCGGTAACTGTGCCGCACTGCAAACGCTGGCGGACGAGCCTGGTTATGTTCAAATCAACACGCAGAATGCTGCAGAATTAGGTATTCGCGATCAGCAGTTGGTTTGGATCTCTTCCCGTCGGGGTAAAGTCATTAGTCGTGCTGCCGTTAGCGATCGTACCAATAAAGGCGCGGTTTATATGACCTACCAGTGGTGGATCGGTGCCTGTAACAAGCTGACGCTGGATGAGCTGGATCCTATCTCCAGAACGCCAGAATTCAAACACTGTGCGGTTAAGCTTGAAGCAATTCCGGATCAAAATTGGGCTGAAAGCTATGTGCAGAAAGAGTACAGCGCGTTGAAGAGTCGGTTACGTCAGGCCGCTGAAGTCTAG